In one Desulfobaculum bizertense DSM 18034 genomic region, the following are encoded:
- the cas6 gene encoding CRISPR system precrRNA processing endoribonuclease RAMP protein Cas6 — MNTDWQSYFTFLPLRFTFRAQEDFPVPAYLGAMLRGAFGYAFRREVCLTRKESCEGCILRQDCTYSRIFETPLPPDATVMRKYNSIPRPFVFSPPRGLGRSIHAGDQLDFGLTLFGSACGSLAYIILVLQSVAQHGLGAKRGRCELEQVSLGDTLLFAPNQDLILPAPLSARQYLEHSPCPTGPLHMHFLSPLRLKTAGKINHAPQFRDIYSTLLRRFSLLCTFHCGHSPDIPFKDMLTAAESVHLNSQLSWQAQQRYSTRQHDSMSIGGLLGTASIEQLPPDLWPLLKLGTVLHIGKNATFGLGEYALDTVQRQP; from the coding sequence ATGAACACGGACTGGCAGAGCTATTTTACATTTCTTCCTCTGCGCTTCACGTTTCGGGCGCAGGAGGACTTTCCTGTCCCGGCCTATCTTGGAGCCATGCTTCGCGGGGCCTTTGGGTATGCGTTCCGTCGCGAGGTCTGCCTCACGCGCAAGGAGAGTTGCGAGGGCTGTATTCTGCGGCAGGACTGCACATACAGCCGCATCTTCGAAACACCCCTTCCGCCCGACGCCACGGTCATGCGCAAGTACAACAGCATTCCCCGGCCTTTTGTCTTCTCTCCGCCACGCGGCCTTGGGCGCAGCATCCACGCCGGAGATCAGCTCGATTTTGGCCTGACGCTTTTCGGTTCCGCGTGCGGCTCCCTTGCCTACATCATTCTTGTGCTCCAGTCCGTTGCCCAGCATGGCCTTGGAGCCAAGCGCGGCCGGTGCGAGCTTGAGCAGGTCAGCCTTGGCGACACTCTTCTCTTTGCACCAAACCAAGACCTGATTCTGCCCGCACCCCTTTCTGCCCGGCAGTACCTTGAGCACAGCCCCTGCCCCACCGGGCCTCTTCACATGCACTTTCTCTCTCCGCTCCGGCTCAAGACCGCAGGGAAAATCAACCATGCCCCACAATTTCGGGACATCTACAGTACGCTCCTGCGGCGCTTTTCACTGCTCTGCACCTTCCACTGTGGTCATTCGCCCGACATCCCTTTTAAGGATATGCTCACAGCCGCAGAATCCGTTCACCTGAACAGTCAGCTTTCTTGGCAGGCACAGCAGCGCTACTCCACCCGGCAGCATGACAGCATGTCCATTGGTGGGCTTCTCGGAACTGCCAGCATTGAGCAGCTTCCGCCCGACTTATGGCCCCTGCTCAAGCTTGGAACAGTGCTCCATATCGGGAAAAATGCGACCTTTGGCCTTGGGGAATACGCTTTGGACACAGTCCAGCGCCAACCCTAA
- a CDS encoding DUF6765 family protein: MQEDMHFYGTYALAKAAGIEKSSAKEIAYAAQFVDDSTKCDSDWHSDGSLLYGIATAHSNGQCVKNVVSNAGDHQKMTEEQRRVWVPFHFLPGAKGSTFDEKLVCQKNSSVAQEMMMHHVHNGEGKSFYKELLGIAAHVYLDTFSHYGFSGISSDLNSIKDSSLNALDVKNTEMKDYILGKKERFFTKYRKGGVVSFFAEKATASLGHGAVATYPDRPFLKWEFEYEKTHGGVKKVEHNNQEDFYEGSEQLYKYFSSVKLAELTDGGVVTDFSDIADKIREILALEGDREARIKAWKDSGLVEQDVVYDASDWEKSKNDFPSLEHSEEVVNTSVYKFHQAAAYHRCYVLKELLSQHGVVVY; encoded by the coding sequence ATGCAGGAAGATATGCATTTTTATGGAACGTATGCTTTGGCTAAGGCTGCTGGAATAGAAAAGAGTAGTGCTAAAGAAATTGCTTACGCAGCTCAGTTTGTAGATGACTCTACTAAATGCGATAGTGACTGGCATAGTGATGGGAGCTTGCTCTACGGGATTGCGACCGCGCATTCGAATGGGCAGTGTGTTAAAAATGTGGTTTCCAATGCTGGTGATCATCAAAAGATGACAGAAGAACAGCGGCGTGTTTGGGTGCCATTTCATTTTTTGCCAGGGGCTAAAGGTTCTACTTTTGATGAGAAGCTTGTTTGTCAAAAAAATAGTTCAGTAGCACAAGAAATGATGATGCATCATGTCCATAATGGAGAAGGAAAAAGTTTTTACAAAGAATTGCTTGGGATTGCCGCTCATGTGTACTTGGACACATTTTCGCATTATGGTTTTTCTGGAATTAGCTCAGATCTTAATTCTATTAAAGACAGCTCGCTAAACGCTTTGGACGTAAAAAATACAGAGATGAAGGATTATATTTTAGGCAAGAAGGAACGTTTTTTTACCAAATATAGGAAAGGAGGGGTGGTGAGCTTTTTTGCAGAGAAGGCTACTGCCTCTCTTGGGCATGGAGCTGTTGCAACGTATCCTGATAGGCCATTTTTAAAGTGGGAGTTTGAGTATGAAAAAACCCATGGGGGGGTGAAAAAAGTGGAACATAACAACCAAGAAGACTTCTATGAGGGGAGTGAGCAACTCTACAAATATTTTTCGTCGGTTAAATTGGCAGAACTCACAGACGGCGGGGTTGTTACTGATTTTTCTGATATAGCAGATAAAATTAGAGAAATATTGGCGTTAGAAGGAGACAGAGAGGCGAGAATTAAAGCTTGGAAGGATTCTGGGCTTGTTGAACAGGACGTCGTATATGACGCTTCTGACTGGGAAAAGTCCAAAAACGACTTTCCAAGTTTAGAGCATTCAGAAGAAGTCGTAAATACTTCAGTATATAAATTCCATCAGGCGGCAGCGTACCACCGATGTTACGTTTTAAAAGAATTATTGTCTCAGCATGGAGTTGTTGTATATTAG
- a CDS encoding SMI1/KNR4 family protein: protein MATITKTIQSLPKLITLKAASSTEITDAELQLRIKFSEEYKTYLSSFGAILADGIELTGISKSAHRNVVSVTQQEWSLNSSVPHTMYVVEATGVDGIIIWQNSCGLIYQSMPNTEPKQIASSLNEYITNCMKLRLQ, encoded by the coding sequence ATGGCAACAATCACAAAAACAATCCAAAGTTTGCCTAAGCTAATTACATTAAAAGCTGCCTCAAGCACTGAAATAACAGACGCAGAACTTCAGCTTAGAATTAAATTTTCTGAAGAGTACAAAACCTATTTATCATCTTTTGGTGCAATTCTGGCTGATGGAATTGAATTAACAGGAATTTCTAAGTCAGCACATCGAAATGTTGTCTCTGTTACGCAACAAGAATGGAGCTTGAACTCTAGCGTTCCCCATACAATGTATGTTGTTGAGGCTACAGGCGTCGATGGCATCATCATTTGGCAAAATTCTTGTGGTTTGATTTATCAATCTATGCCAAATACAGAGCCAAAACAAATCGCCAGTTCACTAAATGAATACATTACCAATTGCATGAAGCTACGCCTTCAATAA
- a CDS encoding HNH/ENDO VII family nuclease: MTFGFDIISIQGAERPIHPLEGKESVVQELPTSLEKNSTHQIKIPDIAFIENTTRLELLEQITTKNVSGFKENTDIHLSEASISKAENLNDEEKTKIQEETGWSLDIVENINNMAQYEILKNANLKEANIDGRNCLIKEDIDLDYTDDDGISNKDRIARGQAPLDNKTGKPIELHHLGQKADSPLVELTVEEHRTGEYESGKKNQSLWHDNTCATEVHGEGNTWAIERRTHWEMRA, encoded by the coding sequence ATGACATTTGGTTTCGATATAATTTCAATTCAAGGAGCTGAACGACCTATCCATCCTCTCGAAGGAAAAGAATCTGTTGTTCAAGAGCTTCCCACGTCTTTAGAAAAAAACAGCACTCATCAGATTAAAATCCCAGACATAGCATTTATCGAAAACACCACTCGTCTTGAACTTTTGGAACAGATTACTACAAAAAATGTATCTGGATTTAAAGAAAACACAGATATCCATCTTTCTGAAGCGAGCATCTCTAAAGCAGAAAATTTAAACGACGAAGAAAAAACAAAAATACAGGAAGAAACAGGCTGGTCTCTAGACATTGTAGAAAATATTAACAATATGGCACAGTACGAGATTCTCAAAAATGCCAACTTAAAAGAAGCCAATATCGACGGTCGCAACTGCTTAATCAAAGAGGACATAGACCTTGACTACACCGATGACGATGGTATTTCCAATAAAGATCGGATAGCTCGCGGGCAAGCTCCGTTAGATAACAAAACGGGCAAACCAATCGAGTTGCATCACCTTGGACAAAAAGCAGACTCACCTCTTGTAGAGTTGACCGTAGAAGAACACCGAACAGGAGAATATGAATCTGGGAAAAAAAATCAGAGTCTTTGGCACGACAATACATGCGCAACAGAGGTACACGGAGAAGGAAATACATGGGCTATAGAACGAAGAACGCACTGGGAAATGCGAGCTTAA
- a CDS encoding ATP-binding protein yields the protein METTLPQKEHSVIAEFSNDTQLVAQETDQFLRLVYPAYLVNRDRVDSLLDKESTLQLDGMTFFRLSSCTAETVDNAFEIVNSKIKKLFTALHSINVSLGYGLISRNGITNLVLGVYSSGDAESVKRITQGMLSGIRIERYRPNFSQEAKKERSFGILSGIPSIYLREQKQTFSLSSVMRSLNGQDYTLLFLAKPQSTQSVAENISKLVSIKDNAFAVSKRNVARSSSYSDTTSHTTNVNDGKSSTAGQIGGSVGALAGGFIGTVALPAIGTMAGTAAGAGLGTLIGTIIGGGKTHSEGYSDSISEAITQGNTISGDIQNGFALELMNYADKAIERLKCGQNNGLWQTAITYSADSEVSKNIIKACLCGELSKPDPDKLPLLAFEPTSPCENIVQIPHFLGIDKSNPLCSYINTAELSLLCTPPVESVPDFELRIEKNYPMSRSLTNLSSIEIGHIADGKNTFKNMPFTLTQQDLNKHTFVCGITGSGKTTTVKKILAEAQKPFLVIESAKKEYRNLSTVDSIYTLGKPELNCPQINPFYIMPGVSPQTHIDYLKDLFNASFSFYGPMPYILEKCLHTIYKNKGWDLTLGFHPMLAKTQSETDFFNIEFAKKKYALDSHKYLFPTMQELKNEIARYVEEELKYDGEVAGNVKTAIKVRLENLCIGAKGFTFNTSECLNFSDLLRQKVVFELEGLADDSDKAFSVGLLVIFINEYQQIAKEIAGNNATELKHLLVIEEAHRLLKNTDTESSSETVGNPKGKAVEHFTNMIAEMRSYGQGVIVAEQIPMKLAPDVIKNSSTKIVQRIVSADDQQTIANTIGISTEGALQLGSLETGYAFCHKEGMSLPTVVKISNKLHSNNGSPQSLDVFVSDEVLYHKNNNRFNKINLSKIHSALGTDDYAKRTTLSLLNTIFTEPQNICVSACLNSMDKISRTLRQRGVTLILCYDSSQLIAEYMSSVFIKMITRGLYCANKLPTDNLATELKGMLYSPTPGKASTIKDLLSKIYTQNINQFSKQNVTLLIKRSLTAETDIESSVKEYFTQISPKTLNEIVTAVKGGHAI from the coding sequence ATGGAAACTACACTCCCCCAAAAAGAACACTCTGTTATAGCTGAGTTTTCTAACGACACTCAACTTGTTGCTCAAGAGACAGACCAATTTCTACGCCTTGTGTATCCTGCATATCTCGTTAATAGGGACAGAGTAGATTCACTTCTAGATAAAGAGAGCACCCTTCAACTCGATGGAATGACGTTTTTCCGTCTAAGCAGCTGCACCGCAGAAACAGTAGATAACGCATTTGAAATCGTTAACTCGAAAATAAAAAAGCTCTTCACAGCGTTGCACTCTATAAACGTTTCCCTTGGATACGGTCTCATTAGCCGTAATGGCATTACAAACTTAGTACTTGGCGTATACTCAAGTGGAGATGCGGAAAGTGTAAAGAGAATTACACAGGGAATGCTTTCAGGCATTAGAATAGAACGCTATCGCCCTAACTTTTCACAGGAAGCCAAGAAAGAGAGAAGCTTTGGCATCCTGTCTGGTATTCCTTCAATTTACCTTCGCGAACAGAAACAAACGTTTAGCCTATCATCCGTAATGCGGAGTCTGAATGGACAGGACTACACCCTTTTATTTCTAGCAAAACCGCAGTCGACGCAATCTGTAGCAGAAAATATTTCTAAACTAGTATCAATTAAAGACAATGCTTTCGCTGTTAGCAAACGAAATGTAGCTCGATCGAGTAGCTACTCAGACACAACTTCGCATACAACAAATGTCAATGATGGGAAAAGTAGTACAGCAGGACAAATCGGGGGAAGCGTCGGAGCATTAGCAGGAGGATTCATCGGCACGGTAGCACTCCCAGCCATCGGCACAATGGCAGGCACAGCGGCTGGCGCAGGACTAGGAACGCTTATTGGCACAATCATCGGTGGCGGAAAAACACATTCAGAAGGATATAGTGACTCTATCTCCGAAGCAATAACTCAAGGAAATACTATTTCAGGTGACATCCAAAATGGTTTTGCGCTTGAATTAATGAATTATGCCGACAAAGCAATAGAGCGACTAAAATGTGGTCAAAACAATGGCCTATGGCAAACAGCCATCACCTATTCCGCCGATTCAGAAGTTTCCAAAAATATTATCAAAGCGTGCTTGTGTGGTGAATTATCGAAGCCAGACCCAGACAAGCTCCCTCTACTCGCGTTTGAGCCAACGTCGCCTTGTGAAAATATCGTACAAATCCCACACTTCTTGGGAATCGATAAAAGCAATCCACTTTGTTCATATATAAATACTGCAGAACTAAGTCTCTTATGCACGCCTCCTGTTGAAAGCGTTCCAGATTTTGAACTCCGAATTGAAAAAAATTACCCTATGTCTAGGAGCCTCACAAATCTCAGTTCTATTGAAATCGGGCACATCGCTGACGGCAAGAACACCTTTAAAAATATGCCATTCACGTTAACACAGCAAGACCTCAACAAGCACACATTTGTTTGTGGGATCACAGGAAGTGGCAAGACTACAACCGTTAAAAAAATTCTCGCGGAAGCCCAAAAACCATTCTTGGTTATTGAGTCTGCAAAAAAGGAATATCGAAATTTATCAACTGTTGATTCGATATATACTTTAGGGAAACCCGAGCTTAATTGCCCACAAATTAACCCTTTTTATATTATGCCAGGAGTTAGCCCACAGACACACATCGACTATTTAAAAGACCTTTTTAACGCATCATTTTCTTTCTATGGACCCATGCCTTATATATTAGAAAAATGCCTGCATACGATATATAAAAATAAAGGATGGGATTTGACGTTAGGATTTCACCCAATGTTGGCAAAAACTCAAAGTGAAACAGATTTTTTCAATATTGAATTTGCGAAGAAAAAATACGCTCTTGACTCTCATAAATATCTCTTCCCAACAATGCAGGAACTAAAAAATGAAATAGCACGTTACGTTGAAGAAGAGTTAAAATATGACGGTGAGGTAGCTGGAAATGTCAAAACAGCAATAAAAGTACGGCTAGAGAACTTATGCATTGGCGCAAAGGGTTTCACATTTAATACATCAGAATGCCTTAACTTTTCAGACCTACTTAGACAAAAAGTTGTATTTGAATTAGAAGGCTTAGCAGATGATTCGGACAAAGCATTTAGCGTTGGACTGCTAGTAATATTCATAAATGAGTATCAGCAAATTGCTAAAGAAATTGCAGGTAATAACGCCACTGAATTAAAACATTTGTTAGTGATCGAAGAGGCACATCGACTACTTAAAAATACGGACACAGAATCTTCTTCTGAGACCGTTGGCAACCCAAAAGGGAAAGCTGTTGAACATTTTACAAATATGATTGCAGAAATGCGCTCATATGGACAAGGGGTTATTGTCGCAGAACAAATTCCGATGAAACTTGCTCCAGATGTCATTAAAAATTCTTCAACAAAAATAGTTCAACGAATTGTTTCGGCAGATGATCAGCAGACTATTGCGAACACAATTGGAATATCAACTGAAGGCGCATTACAGCTAGGCTCGCTTGAGACTGGATATGCTTTTTGCCACAAAGAAGGAATGTCTTTGCCAACAGTTGTTAAAATATCCAACAAGCTTCATTCTAACAACGGATCCCCTCAGAGTCTTGATGTCTTCGTTAGTGATGAAGTGCTATACCACAAAAACAATAATCGCTTTAACAAAATTAATTTATCAAAGATTCACAGTGCTCTTGGCACAGACGATTATGCAAAACGTACGACGCTCTCACTTTTGAACACGATTTTTACAGAGCCACAAAATATTTGTGTATCTGCTTGCCTTAATTCGATGGACAAAATATCCCGCACTCTTCGTCAAAGAGGCGTTACCCTTATACTTTGCTATGATTCGTCGCAACTTATTGCAGAATATATGTCTTCAGTTTTCATCAAGATGATCACCCGGGGCCTTTATTGTGCAAACAAATTACCTACAGACAATCTCGCCACAGAACTCAAAGGCATGCTTTACAGCCCTACTCCAGGAAAAGCATCCACTATAAAAGATCTCTTATCTAAAATTTATACTCAAAATATAAATCAGTTTTCGAAACAAAATGTCACCTTACTTATAAAGAGGTCACTCACAGCAGAAACAGACATTGAATCTTCAGTAAAAGAATACTTTACACAGATTTCTCCTAAGACATTGAATGAAATTGTTACTGCGGTAAAAGGAGGTCACGCCATATGA
- a CDS encoding GTPase domain-containing protein: MITDYQSRKEEALNSYEKIEGLMKEIEDYAQQSQIPNPAERLDPLVRNIRNMAKKIREDRFSLVIAGESKSGKSTFINAYLGSELLPMDVKQCTSAIIKVKHGEKFCIEATYADGRPHETIEGSAAKKFLKENGALDDNYRDIPVPIINSEILIKSGLRAKKKNKQIVIKKNEVEDLLNAPEVQAANIHNLPSRKYNEKIRHYIEVKKNSWKDIVTNIEVFFPLGKGMHGIEIIDTPGVCARGGAAEITSKYIKNADAIIFLKSISGQALESTQFEQFMHQTTLERNKNALFLALTRTTDVPSNDLHRLKNEAYQQFKNLNKENILFIDSKAELYAKKFSKITDVESELRRLNKLGTLDDFTLTAYQETNGFLGEGDFIQALQQKSNFNAVYNALETFGRKAHYILLSLLLDSICTIYSKLDNDLACNLDSFRKKAEDPRELAKKITRVNEEIKKIENKLYDKLDEVTKQFIGDEGIISQSATKEIASFSEEVSQINPRSDRAFTELEEISKKKIQYYIDLTTTLSKKIVSQFDKELITLSKGTTVPSITLQPNFTEETFKDIKESNASKAYIERSYEDGATFKKTHTYSEYSQNKHFNLIKNSITERLDTIQSDLVGLLLDFTFAIRKRYRNDLEKNALIKMDELDSIEKKKATAEQLLVIIEQFNIFMKKTSLAQSDAEKIKGGIEKNVQ, from the coding sequence ATGATTACAGATTACCAGTCACGAAAAGAAGAAGCACTCAACTCATATGAAAAAATTGAAGGCTTAATGAAAGAAATCGAAGATTATGCTCAACAATCCCAAATACCAAACCCCGCAGAGCGGTTAGATCCGTTAGTCCGTAACATCCGCAACATGGCAAAAAAAATACGAGAAGATCGCTTTAGCTTAGTAATTGCCGGAGAATCTAAAAGTGGAAAATCCACTTTCATTAATGCCTACTTAGGCTCCGAACTCTTACCGATGGATGTCAAGCAGTGCACAAGCGCCATCATAAAAGTAAAACATGGTGAAAAATTTTGTATTGAGGCAACGTATGCAGATGGGAGGCCCCATGAGACAATAGAAGGCTCTGCTGCAAAAAAATTTCTTAAAGAAAATGGGGCATTAGATGACAACTATCGAGACATTCCCGTCCCAATAATAAATAGTGAAATCCTTATAAAATCTGGATTACGAGCCAAGAAAAAAAATAAACAGATCGTCATTAAGAAAAATGAGGTTGAAGATCTACTAAATGCACCCGAAGTTCAAGCGGCTAACATTCATAATTTACCTTCCCGCAAATACAATGAAAAAATCCGTCATTACATCGAGGTAAAAAAGAACTCTTGGAAAGATATTGTAACTAATATTGAAGTTTTTTTCCCTCTGGGAAAAGGAATGCATGGAATTGAGATTATAGACACTCCTGGGGTTTGCGCCAGAGGTGGAGCCGCAGAAATAACGTCAAAGTATATTAAAAATGCTGATGCAATTATTTTCTTAAAATCGATCTCAGGGCAAGCCCTCGAATCTACTCAATTCGAACAATTTATGCATCAAACGACTCTCGAACGAAATAAAAACGCATTATTCCTTGCCCTTACACGAACCACAGACGTCCCATCAAATGATCTACATCGTTTAAAAAATGAAGCATACCAACAATTCAAGAATCTAAACAAAGAAAATATTCTTTTCATTGATAGTAAAGCTGAACTTTATGCCAAAAAATTTTCTAAAATTACTGATGTTGAGTCTGAACTTCGCCGCTTAAACAAACTCGGAACGCTCGATGATTTCACACTAACAGCCTATCAAGAAACAAACGGTTTTCTAGGTGAAGGCGATTTCATACAGGCTCTCCAACAAAAATCCAACTTCAATGCTGTCTATAATGCATTAGAAACATTTGGGAGAAAAGCTCACTATATTTTGCTCAGTTTATTACTCGACTCCATCTGCACTATTTATTCTAAGCTAGATAATGATCTTGCCTGTAATTTAGACTCATTCCGTAAAAAGGCAGAAGACCCACGGGAATTAGCTAAAAAAATTACACGTGTTAATGAGGAGATAAAAAAAATCGAGAACAAATTATACGATAAACTTGATGAAGTGACGAAACAATTTATCGGTGATGAGGGAATCATTTCCCAATCAGCAACTAAAGAGATAGCGTCATTCTCAGAAGAAGTGTCACAAATCAACCCTCGCTCAGATCGAGCTTTTACAGAGCTAGAAGAAATTTCAAAAAAAAAGATACAATACTATATTGACTTAACAACGACACTTTCAAAGAAAATAGTTTCCCAATTTGACAAAGAATTAATAACACTAAGCAAAGGCACCACTGTTCCATCTATAACACTACAACCTAACTTTACTGAAGAGACTTTTAAAGACATTAAAGAATCAAACGCCTCAAAAGCTTATATAGAACGGTCTTATGAAGACGGTGCAACATTCAAAAAAACACACACATATTCAGAATACTCGCAAAACAAACATTTCAATCTCATCAAAAACAGCATTACTGAGCGATTAGATACTATACAAAGCGACCTCGTTGGGCTTCTACTTGATTTTACATTTGCCATACGAAAACGATACAGAAATGACTTGGAGAAAAATGCTCTAATAAAAATGGATGAGCTTGATTCCATAGAAAAGAAAAAAGCAACAGCAGAACAGCTTTTGGTAATCATTGAGCAATTTAATATCTTCATGAAGAAGACATCGTTGGCTCAATCAGATGCAGAAAAAATAAAGGGAGGAATTGAAAAAAATGTACAGTAA